The following are from one region of the Fusarium verticillioides 7600 chromosome 1, whole genome shotgun sequence genome:
- a CDS encoding DNA replication complex GINS protein SLD5, producing the protein MDIDDILRQVDPTSHRIPSETRDLQALTRLWVAERSAPELLEWPTDGLFERVNARIKSQIEKVEDMTGDMDPKTNFALIVIQTELERYKFLVRSFLRARIAKIDKHTLHYLSTQELRDRMSPTEAAYATRHQALLHNHYLSSFLASFPQQLQNLNDTAGNISMIDSPDLDMAVFVRMLRDKDVYGKGTDGDITLPAKNGDVLILRWSSAKHMVDVGDAELV; encoded by the exons ATGGATATCGATGACATTCTTCGCCAAGTTGACCCCACGTCTCACAGAATCCCCAGCGAAACACGCGATCTGCAAGCTTTGACGCGTCTCTGGGTTGCAGAGCGCTCAGCACCTGAGCTTCTCGA ATGGCCGACAGATGGCCTATTCGAGCGCGTCAATGCACGCATCAAATCCCAGATcgaaaaggttgaggatatgACGGGTGATATGGATCCAAAGACAAACTTTGCCCTCATCGTTATTCAGACTGAGCTCGAGAGGTACAAATTCCTTGTTCGAAGTTTTCTTCGGGCTCGTATAGCAAAG ATCGATAAACACACTCTCCATTACCTCTCAACCCAAGAGCTGAGAGATAGGATGTCCCCAACAGAAGCAGCCTACGCGACAAGACATCAGGCTCTCCTCCACAATCACTATCTCTCATCCTTCCTCGCATCTTTTCCGCAGCAGCTACAGAACCTCAACGACACTGCAGGCAACATCAGCATGATCGATTCACCAGATCTAGATATGGCTGTCTTTGTCCGCATGCTAAGAGACAAGGACGTCTATGGTAAAGGAACTGACGGCGATATCACTCTCCCTGCCAAGAATGGCGATGTGCTCATATTACGATGGTCAAGTGCAAAGCATatggttgatgttggtgatgctgaaCTTGTCTGA
- a CDS encoding cytosolic Fe-S cluster assembly factor NAR1, translating into MSAILSADDLNDFISPGVACIKPVETLPAAPPPQSLETEVILDGQQPATNSNAPAQISLTDCLACSGCVTSAEAVLVSLQSHAEVLATLDSAPALKLVTDDSGKFRVEGLEEENAKLFVVSVSPQTRANLAAACGGGVSEGDAGHMLDNLFRGPSGIASGGKYNNEFTWVVDTNTARKAALVLGADEVLGTSQTGTATPVKPILSSSCPGWVCYAEKTHPHVLPHISKVKSPQALMGTLLKTTLSRKLGIAPGRIWHLAVMPCFDKKLEASREELTEEVWAEGDTGGRGVRDVDCVITSKEILMLAESRGLNFFNLPKTPLQSKCLTPFPDPKLHEFLFPRTRTGNSPREAGTSGGLLYHILKSRVAQSPGAEIVHTRGRNVDVAEYSILVNGEPVFRAARYYGFRNIQNLVRRLKPARPSRMPGGKPFGSARKPAGKAASLEYSYVEVMACPGGCTNGGGQIKADDPVVMERKNYSGNPGPQEQKMWLSEVDEAYFSEDEMGTEDSVVGTAETVGGISHSYINDTLAHWAEVTGIGLDRLAFTTYREVISDVGKDKTTDETVVQLAGKIGGGW; encoded by the coding sequence ATGAGTGCCATTCTCTCCGCCGACGACCTCAACGACTTCATCTCTCCTGGCGTCGCTTGCATCAAGCCCGTCGAGACTCTCCCCGCTGCCCCGCCCCCGCAATCTCTCGAGACCGAAGTTATACTTGACGGCCAACAGCCCGCTACGAATTCGAATGCGCCTGCTCAGATCTCCCTCACAGACTGTCTAGCCTGCTCTGGATGTGTTACATCTGCCGAGGCTGTCTTAGTGAGCCTCCAGAGCCATGCCGAAGTCCTCGCAACTCTTGATTCAGCCCCAGCCCTGAAGTTGGTGACAGACGATAGTGGCAAGTTCAGAGTGGAAGGgctcgaggaagagaacgCAAAGCTCTTCGTTGTCAGCGTGAGCCCTCAAACAAGGGCCAACTTAGCGGCAGCATGTGGCGGAGGTGTATCAGAAGGCGATGCCGGGCACATGCTGGACAACCTCTTTCGTGGTCCCTCTGGAATCGCTAGTGGCGGCAAATACAATAACGAGTTCACATGGGTGGTTGATACCAATACTGCCAGAAAGGCAGCCCTCGTTCTTGGAGCAGATGAAGTTCTTGGCACCTCTCAGACCGGAACCGCAACCCCAGTCAAACCCATATTATCCTCGTCCTGCCCCGGTTGGGTGTGCTATGCGGAAAAGACACACCCCCACGTTCTACCCCATATTTCAAAGGTGAAGTCACCACAGGCCCTAATGGGCACATTACTAAAAACAACACTGAGCCGAAAGCTGGGTATTGCACCTGGCCGCATCTGGCATCTGGCTGTTATGCCCTGCTTTGACAAGAAACTGGAGGCAAGTAGAGAGGAGTTGACTGAGGAAGTCTGGGCGGAAGGGGATACCGGGGGACGCGGGGTTCGCGACGTTGACTGTGTTATTACAAGCAAGGAGATTCTCATGCTCGCCGAGTCAAGAggtctcaacttcttcaatctcccCAAGACACCGCTGCAGAGCAAATGTCTAACCCCGTTCCCTGATCCAAAGCTCCACGAGTTTCTTTTCCCCCGTACACGGACCGGAAATTCACCTCGCGAGGCTGGCACTTCAGGGGGTCTTCTATATCATATCCTCAAGAGCCGGGTGGCACAGAGTCCTGGCGCAGAGATTGTGCATACACGCGGCCGTAacgttgatgttgctgagtACTCAATATTGGTGAATGGCGAGCCAGTCTTCCGTGCTGCCCGATATTATGGCTTCAGAAACATCCAAAACCTCGTTCGAAGACTAAAGCCGGCCAGGCCGTCTCGAATGCCTGGTGGCAAGCCTTTTGGAAGTGCTCGGAAGCCTGCAGGCAAGGCTGCCTCTCTGGAGTATAGTTATGTCGAAGTCATGGCATGCCCTGGCGGCTGTACAAATGGCGGCGGCCAAATAAAAGCTGATGACCCTGTTGTCATGGAAAGAAAGAATTACTCCGGAAATCCAGGCCCCCAAGAGCAAAAGATGTGGTTATCagaggttgacgaggcaTATTTCTCTGAAGACGAGATGGGCACTGAAGATTCCGTTGTTGGGACTGCCGAGACTGTTGGTGGCATTTCCCACTCATATATAAACGATACCCTGGCGCATTGGGCGGAAGTTACAGGCATTGGCTTAGACAGACTGGCGTTTACAACATATCGTGAAGTTATTAGCGATGTTGGAAAGGACAAAACGACGGATGAGACCGTGGTGCAGCTAGCCGGAAAGATTGGAGGTGGGTGGTAG
- a CDS encoding hypothetical protein (At least one base has a quality score < 10): MIPHPTEAYPQITIHTPQCECVFRIELRLTPAGLPNNRPASGGDGPSASLPSQFPSSETTGNKLPTTRSKTDGAFHFRRGFNKSCSLLIAYGVLLLYYTSSTSATSGT, from the coding sequence ATGATACCGCACCCTACTGAGGCGTATCCACAGATTACAATACACACTCCACAGTGCGAGTGCGTATTTCGAATCGAGCTGCGACTTACACCAGCAGGGCTACCTAACAATAGGCCGGCaagtggaggagatggtccCTCTGCAAGTCTGCCATCGCAATTCCCATCTTCTGAGACGACAGGAAACAAACTTCCAACCACTCGCTCAAAGACTGATGGGGCTTTTCACTTCAGGCGGGGGTTCAACAAGAGTTGTTCATTGCTGATTgcatacggagtactccTCTTATATTacacatcatcaacatcagcaaccAGCGGTACCTAA
- a CDS encoding peptidylprolyl isomerase: MGPQLPSQAPKKKRRVLPHEKLYVAALPKSPRYSKSLMHKEQILFATWTPLTEFLITSSIDGVVKFWKKIAQGIEFVKEFKAHNGEIKSVSVSKDGRSFATAGVDETVKIFDVITFDLLSMISLNYAPNCACWVHSKGASLPLLAVSEEAKPLIHIYDGRGEKEEPIHTIKGLHRKPVHLMAFNEAYDCVVSADEGGMLEYWRPSGNYEKPGGVFEYKSSTNLFDFKKAKSVPSCLSISPNSKSLVAFSLPDRKIRIFDFATAKLHREYDESLQVAEEMHRSGAGAAKLDNVEFGRRTAHERDIESQTLKYKSNVIFDESGNFIIYGSMLGIKVLNTYTNQVVKVYGKDENFRAVNIAIYQGAPQKKGVTTVEMGASSNPLLQEAETRDPILVATGVGKVRFYMFSNEEDISKSTRDVQNEKPMVLGNKKDAQAKKTETGTGAVIHTTYGDIHIRLFPDAAPKTVENFVTHSKNGYYNNTIFHRVIRKFMIQGGDPLGDGTGGESIWGREFEDEFSSLKHDKPYTVSMANAGPNTNASQFFITTEKTPWLDGKHTIFGRATQGFDIIHKIENVRTHKEKPEEDIKVLNIDII, translated from the exons atgggcCCTCAACTGCCCTCACAAGcccccaagaagaagcgacgAGTCCTGCCCCACGAAAAACTTTACGTCGCGGCTTTGCCCAAGTCGCCCCGTTACTCAAAGTCTCTGATGCACAAGGAACAGATCCTTTTTGCGACATGGACTCCCCTGACCGAATTCCTCATCACGTCCTCGATCGATGGCGtcgtcaagttctggaagaagatTGCTCAAGGTATTGAGTTTGTCAAGGAGTTCAAGGCGCACAATGGCGAGATTAAGTCTGTTTCCGTGAGCAAGGATGGGCGGAGCTTCGCGACCGCCGGTGTCGACGAAACAGTCAAGATTTTTGACGTTATCACATTTGACCTACTATCCATGATCTCTCTTAATTACGCTCCCAATTGTGCATGCTGGGTTCATAGCAAGGGCGCCTCGCTGCCACTCCTGGCTGTATCCGAGGAAGCGAAACCCCTGATTCATATCTACGACGGACGAggcgagaaggaggagcCTATCCACACTATCAAGGGCTTGCATAGAAAGCCTGTGCATCTAATGGCTTTCAACGAGGCATACGACTGTGTGGTGTCCGCCGACGAAGGTGGCATGCTCGAATATTGGCGACCGAGCGGCAACTACGAAAAGCCAGGAGGAGTTTTTGAGTACAAGAGTTCAACCAACCTTTTTGATTTCAAAAAGGCCAAGTCGGTGCCCTCATGCCTCTCCATATCTCCCAACAGCAAAAGTTTGGTAGCATTTTCTCTGCCAGATAGGAAAATACGCATCTTTGACTTTGCAACAGCCAAATTACATCGCGAGTACGACGAATCTTTGCAGGTCGCTGAAGAGATGCACCGTTCAGGGGCGGGAGCTGCCAAACTTGACAATGTTGAGTTTGGACGTAGGACAGCTCACGAGAGAGACATCGAATCGCAGACGCTCAAGTACAAGTCCaatgtcatctttgacgaatCAGGGAACTTTATTATCTACGGCTCCATGCTGGGAATCAAGGTCCTCAATACATATACCAACCAAGTGGTCAAGGTGtatggcaaggatgagaactTTCGCGCCGTCAATATTGCCATATACCAAGGGGCACCACAGAAGAAGGGAGTGACAACAGTGGAAATGGGCGCTTCCAGTAATCCTCTTTTACAGGAAGCAGAGACCCGAGATCCAATCCTGGTTGCTACTGGTGTTGGTAAGGTGCGGTTTTACATGTTCTCAAACGAGGAAGACATCTCCAAGTCGACACGAGATGTACAAAACGAAAAGCCGATGGTGCTGGGCAACAAGAAGGACGCACAAGCGAAGAAAACCGAAACGGGCACCGGAGCCGTTATTCACACTACATATGGAGACATTCACATCCGCCTATTCCCTGACGCAGCACCAAAGACCGTTGAGAACTTTGTCACGCATTCTAAGAATGGCTACTACAACAACACAATCTTCCACCGTGTCATCCGCAAGTTCATGATCCAGGGTGGAGATCCTCTAGGTGATGGTACTGGAGGTGAGAGCATCTGGGGCCGCGAATTTGAAGACGAGTTTAGCAGCCTCAAACACGATAAGCCATACACAGTCAGCATGGCCAATGCAGGGCCTAACACGAACGCCAGTCAGTTCTTTATCACAACAGAGAAGACG CCATGGCTAGATGGAAAGCACACCATCTTTGGTCGTGCTACCCAGGGATTTGACATCATCCACAAAATTGAGAATGTGCGGACGCACAAGGAGAAACCtgaggaggatatcaaggtGCTTAATATTGATATCATATAG
- a CDS encoding AGC/AKT protein kinase: MTGTETSNAGGGFDLLRRATQAMMSRSAADEDGADHIGLETPRSGVATPQPDLQDKRLPGIMSYFGQVRKYPSTPSSAPSSSQSDTTLDRISVVPTPPAGLQLQAHTQGSPRGCESSALDRSLLQHERPSSMPSTTERDEHNLSDPYPTPPTSQPSSSGGSISQDMISADSGAHGRATVEQKSFTQQSQFKKPTASPFTTTHFQTSNDPSLPELDSSKNAAPTKDSIISSHPEPSTSSGACSAAAPGKWHFLNGLKELTRMTFKSGNSTPTRAMSAARPSGSDRAPSSGRTSHDGAEVSGAQTPRSSAGAQAPAAKGKLTIKINEARGLRKSRDPYVVVVFQRSELISGGPHHIDEDDNLSVEPPPVAGGIPIQRSGSDSGRPLAIPMRSRQSSNTSINDYGSFRNRSGGQLTFTNPKWDAEAEFDVVDYDMLVDVSVYDHGATGDEFLGHVDFQASKDPGATVQGWFQLQGHADTMAENAPTGEIFLEAIYHRAERKQFGPTDFEILKLIGKGTFGQVYQVRKKDTQRIYAMKVLQKKVIVQKKEVAHTVGERNILVRTAMSDSPFIVGLKFSFQTPSELYLVTDYMSGGELFWHLQKEGRFDEKRAKFYIAELILAIQHLHHNDIVYRDLKPENILLDANGHIALCDFGLSKANLTKNDTTNTFCGTTEYLAPEVLLDESGYTKMVDFWSLGVLVFEMCCGWSPFYAEDTQQMYKNIAFGKVRFPRDTLSQEGRNFVKGLLNRNPKHRLGATDDAEELKRHPFFADVDWTLLSKKLITPPFKPKLKSETDVSYFDPEFTTALDQNGSLNERAAALARGYAASTPLSPSVQANFQGFTFVDESALDDHMRDRAGLVDEDMDDGQHHRNRDNDDWDNIDDIDLRKANRMSGIVKTGHDEHMVGGSHFDV; this comes from the exons ATGACGGGCACTGAGACCTCCAATGCGGGAGGAGGTTTTGATCTGCTACGAAGAGCAACTCAAGCAATGATGTCTAG GTCTGCGGCAGACGAGGATGGCGCCGATCACATTGGTCTCGAAACTCCTCGATCCGGTGTAGCTACACCTCAACCCGATCTACAGGACAAACGCTTACCAGGAATCATGAGCTACTTCGGCCAGGTTCGTAAATACCCTTCCACGCCTTCGTCAGCTCCCAGTTCGTCACAGAGTGATACCACTCTAGACCGAATTTCAGTTGTGCCCACTCCACCAGCCGGCCTGCAGTTGCAGGCACACACCCAAGGCTCTCCTCGCGGCTGTGAGTCCTCGGCTTTGGATCGttcgcttcttcaacatgagcGTCCTAGTTCTATGCCAAGTACTACTGAGCGGGATGAGCATAACCTTTCAGATCCCTACCCAACCCCACCCACTTCTCAGCCCTCGTCTTCGGGGGGTTCTATCTCCCAGGACATGATTTCTGCAGACTCAGGGGCGCATGGCAGGGCTACGGTCGAGCAAAAGTCTTTTACACAACAGTCACAATTCAAGAAACCCACAGCCTCACCATTCACCACCACCCACTTCCAAACTTCCAATGACCCATCACTACCTGAACTTGACTCCTCCAAAAACGCAGCACCTACCAAAGACTCCATTATTTCTTCGCATCCTGAGCCCAGTACAAGTTCAGGCGCCTGCTCAGCTGCTGCCCCCGGCAAGTGGCATTTTCTTAATGGACTCAAGGAGCTAACTCGTATGACGTTCAAGAGCGGCAACTCGACTCCTACTCGAGCAATGTCGGCTGCTCGACCATCTGGCTCCGATAGAGCCCCATCCTCCGGAAGGACCAGTCATGACGGTGCTGAAGTCAGCGGTGCCCAGACTCCAAGGAGTTCTGCTGGTGCCCAGGCGCCTGCCGCCAAGGGAAAGCTAACAATCAAGATCAATGAGGCTCGCGGGCTTAGGAAGAGTCGGGACCCTTATGTTGTTGTGGTTTTCCAGCGTAGTGAGCTCATTTCCGGGGGTCCCCACCATATCGATGAGGACGATAACCTCAGTGTTGAGCCACCTCCAGTCGCTGGTGGTATCCCTATCCAGCGATCAGGCAGTGACTCTGGACGTCCTTTGGCTATTCCAATGAGGAGCAGGCaaagcagcaacaccagcattAATGACTATGGCTCGTTCCGTAACCGATCCGGAGGTCAGCTTACATTCACCAACCCAAAATGGGATGCCGAAGCCGAGTT CGACGTTGTGGACTATGATATGCTGGTTGATGTCTCGGTCTATGATCATGGAGCAACGGGCGATGAATTTCTAGGTCATGTTGATTTTCAGGCCAGCAAGGATCCTGGTGCCACCGTCCAGGGTTGGTTCCAGCTGCAGGGCCATGCTGATACTATGGCAGAAAATGCGCCAACCGGTGAGATCTTCCTCGAGGCCATCTACCACAGAGCAGAGAGGAAGCAATTTGGCCCCACTGATTTCGAGATTCTGAAACTCATCGGCAAGGGTACTTTCGGTCAGGTGTATCAAGTGCGAAAGAAGGATACTCAGCGCATTTACGCCATGAAGGTtctgcagaagaaggttATTGTGCAAAAGAAGGAAGTTGCCCATACCGTGGGAGAACGAAATATCCTGGTTCGAACCGCCATGTCCGACTCCCCTTTTATCGTTGGTCTCAAGTTCTCTTTTCAGACACCATCAGAACTTTATCTCGTTACTGATTACATGTCTGGAGGTGAGCTGTTTTGGCATCTACAGAAAGAGGGTCGGTTTGACGAGAAGCGAGCCAAGTTCTACATCGCCGAACTGATCTTGGCCATTCAGCACCTTCATCATAACGACATTGTATACCGGGATCTGAAGCCTGAGAATATCCTCTTGGATGCTAACGGACACATCGCCCTTTGTGACTTTGGTCTTTCCAAGGCCAATCTCACAAAGAATGACACTACCAATACTTTCTGTGGAACAACCGAATACCTTGCGCCTGAGGTTTTGCTAGACGAATCTGGCTACACCAAGATGGTGGACTTCTGGTCGCTTGGAGTTTTGGTCTTTGAGATGTGCTGCGGCTGGAGCCCATTCTATGCCGAAGATACGCAGCAAATGTATAAGAATATTGCTTTCGGCAAGGTGAGGTTTCCTCGAGATACCCTGTCTCAGGAAGGACGGAATTTCGTCAAGGGACTCCTCAATAGAAACCCCAAGCACAGACTAGGTGCGACCGACGACGCCGAGGAGCTGAAGAGACACCCCTTCTTCGCCGATGTCGATTGGactcttctctccaagaagcttatCACTCCACCTTTCAAACCCAAATTGAAGTCTGAGACGGACGTCTCATACTTCGATCCGGAATTCACGACCGCGCTGGATCAGAATGGCTCTCTGAACGAACGTGCTGCTGCGTTGGCCCGAGGCTATGCCGCTTCAAcccctctttctccttccGTTCAGGCCAACTTTCAAGGCTTCACGTTTGTTGACGAAAGCGCATTAGATGATCATATGCGAGACAGAGCAGGACtcgttgatgaagatatggatgatggaCAACATCACAGGAACCGCGATAATGACGATTGGGACAATATCGACGACATTGACCTCAGGAAGGCAAACCGGATGAGCGGGATCGTGAAGACTGGACATGATGAGCACATGGTGGGTGGTTCTCACTTTGACGTATAA
- a CDS encoding phospho-2-dehydro-3-deoxyheptonate aldolase, phenylalanine-inhibited yields MSSFFIPNKNVGNQADSEDWRIRGYNPLTPPDLLQHEISQTPESKKTVLQGRNETVAVVNGTDEKNRLLVVIGPCSIHDPAAALAYCDLLLKEKEKHKDELLIVMRSYLEKPRTTVGWKGLINDPDIDGSFQINKGLRISRQLFVDLTAKGMPIASEMLDTISPQFLADLLSVGAIGARTTESQLHRELASGLSFPVGFKNGTDGSLNVAIDAIGAAQHPHHFLSVTKPGVVAIVGTEGNNDCFVILRGGSKGTNFDAESIAAAKEALKKKGVRQRVMVDCSHGNSSKDHKNQPKVAADIAGQISRGEEGIMGVMIESNINEGNQKVPAEGKSGLKYGVSITDACISWEDTVSTLDTLAQAVKDRRKLSNGA; encoded by the exons ATGTCTTCT TTCTTCATCCCCAACAAGAACGTTGGCAACCAAGCCGACTCGGAAGATTGGAGAA TTCGCGGTTACAACCCCCTGACTCCCCCCGACCTCCTTCAACACGAGATCTCCCAAACCCCCGAGTCCAAGAAAACCGTTCTACAAGGTCGCAATGAGACTGTAGCCGTTGTTAATGGCACCGACGAGAAGAACCGATTGCTTGTCGTCATTGGCCCCTGTTCCATCCACGACCCTGCTGCCGCCCTAGCCTACTGCGACCTCCTCttgaaagagaaggagaagcacaaggatgagcttctcatcgtcatgcGATCTTACCTCGAGAAGCCACGCACAACTGTTGGCTGGAAGGGGCTGATCAATGATCCTGATATTGATGGCAGCTTccagatcaacaagggtCTGCGAATCTCTCGCCAACTCTTTGTCGACCTTACAGCCAAGGGTATGCCCATTGCTAGTGAAATGCTGGACACTATTTCTCCCCAGTTCCTCGCCGATCTGCTCTCAGTGGGTGCCATAGGCGCCCGCACGACCGAGAGCCAGCTTCACCGTGAGCTTGCCAGTGGCCTGAGTTTCCCCGTGGGTTTCAAGAACGGAACTGATGGTTCTTTGAACGTCGccattgatgccattggtgCAGCCCAGCACCCCCACCACTTCCTGTCTGTTACCAAGCCCGGTGTTGTCGCCATTGTTGGTACTGAGGGCAACAATGATTGCTTCGTCATCCTTCGCGGTGGCTCAAAGGGTACCAATTTCGATGCTGAGAGcattgctgctgccaaggaggcgctcaagaagaagggcgtaCGACAGCGAGTCATGGTCGATTGTAGTCACGGTAACTCTTCCAAAGACCACAAGAACCAGCCCAAGGTTGCTGCCGATATTGCAGGCCAGATCTCCAGGGGAGAGGAGGGCATCATGGGAGTCATGATTGAGAGTAACATCAACGAGG GTAACCAAAAGGTACCCGCTGAGGGTAAATCGGGCCTCAAGTATGGTGTAAGCATCACCGATGCTTGTATCAGCTGGGAAGACACGGTCTCAACACTCGATACTCTTGCGCAGGCCGTGAAGGACCGCCGAAAACTCTCAAACGGCGCCTAA
- a CDS encoding peptidylprolyl isomerase, with amino-acid sequence MASDDDNRSQKRNHSEFRDDASDSSSDDEMGPQLPSQAPKKKRRVLPHEKLYVAALPKSPRYSKSLMHKEQILFATWTPLTEFLITSSIDGVVKFWKKIAQGIEFVKEFKAHNGEIKSVSVSKDGRSFATAGVDETVKIFDVITFDLLSMISLNYAPNCACWVHSKGASLPLLAVSEEAKPLIHIYDGRGEKEEPIHTIKGLHRKPVHLMAFNEAYDCVVSADEGGMLEYWRPSGNYEKPGGVFEYKSSTNLFDFKKAKSVPSCLSISPNSKSLVAFSLPDRKIRIFDFATAKLHREYDESLQVAEEMHRSGAGAAKLDNVEFGRRTAHERDIESQTLKYKSNVIFDESGNFIIYGSMLGIKVLNTYTNQVVKVYGKDENFRAVNIAIYQGAPQKKGVTTVEMGASSNPLLQEAETRDPILVATGVGKVRFYMFSNEEDISKSTRDVQNEKPMVLGNKKDAQAKKTETGTGAVIHTTYGDIHIRLFPDAAPKTVENFVTHSKNGYYNNTIFHRVIRKFMIQGGDPLGDGTGGESIWGREFEDEFSSLKHDKPYTVSMANAGPNTNASQFFITTEKTPWLDGKHTIFGRATQGFDIIHKIENVRTHKEKPEEDIKVLNIDII; translated from the exons ATGGCCTCAGATGATGACAATCGCTCACAGAAGCGCAACCATTCCGAGTTTCGTGACGATGCGTCCG ACAGCTCctccgacgatgagatgggcCCTCAACTGCCCTCACAAGcccccaagaagaagcgacgAGTCCTGCCCCACGAAAAACTTTACGTCGCGGCTTTGCCCAAGTCGCCCCGTTACTCAAAGTCTCTGATGCACAAGGAACAGATCCTTTTTGCGACATGGACTCCCCTGACCGAATTCCTCATCACGTCCTCGATCGATGGCGtcgtcaagttctggaagaagatTGCTCAAGGTATTGAGTTTGTCAAGGAGTTCAAGGCGCACAATGGCGAGATTAAGTCTGTTTCCGTGAGCAAGGATGGGCGGAGCTTCGCGACCGCCGGTGTCGACGAAACAGTCAAGATTTTTGACGTTATCACATTTGACCTACTATCCATGATCTCTCTTAATTACGCTCCCAATTGTGCATGCTGGGTTCATAGCAAGGGCGCCTCGCTGCCACTCCTGGCTGTATCCGAGGAAGCGAAACCCCTGATTCATATCTACGACGGACGAggcgagaaggaggagcCTATCCACACTATCAAGGGCTTGCATAGAAAGCCTGTGCATCTAATGGCTTTCAACGAGGCATACGACTGTGTGGTGTCCGCCGACGAAGGTGGCATGCTCGAATATTGGCGACCGAGCGGCAACTACGAAAAGCCAGGAGGAGTTTTTGAGTACAAGAGTTCAACCAACCTTTTTGATTTCAAAAAGGCCAAGTCGGTGCCCTCATGCCTCTCCATATCTCCCAACAGCAAAAGTTTGGTAGCATTTTCTCTGCCAGATAGGAAAATACGCATCTTTGACTTTGCAACAGCCAAATTACATCGCGAGTACGACGAATCTTTGCAGGTCGCTGAAGAGATGCACCGTTCAGGGGCGGGAGCTGCCAAACTTGACAATGTTGAGTTTGGACGTAGGACAGCTCACGAGAGAGACATCGAATCGCAGACGCTCAAGTACAAGTCCaatgtcatctttgacgaatCAGGGAACTTTATTATCTACGGCTCCATGCTGGGAATCAAGGTCCTCAATACATATACCAACCAAGTGGTCAAGGTGtatggcaaggatgagaactTTCGCGCCGTCAATATTGCCATATACCAAGGGGCACCACAGAAGAAGGGAGTGACAACAGTGGAAATGGGCGCTTCCAGTAATCCTCTTTTACAGGAAGCAGAGACCCGAGATCCAATCCTGGTTGCTACTGGTGTTGGTAAGGTGCGGTTTTACATGTTCTCAAACGAGGAAGACATCTCCAAGTCGACACGAGATGTACAAAACGAAAAGCCGATGGTGCTGGGCAACAAGAAGGACGCACAAGCGAAGAAAACCGAAACGGGCACCGGAGCCGTTATTCACACTACATATGGAGACATTCACATCCGCCTATTCCCTGACGCAGCACCAAAGACCGTTGAGAACTTTGTCACGCATTCTAAGAATGGCTACTACAACAACACAATCTTCCACCGTGTCATCCGCAAGTTCATGATCCAGGGTGGAGATCCTCTAGGTGATGGTACTGGAGGTGAGAGCATCTGGGGCCGCGAATTTGAAGACGAGTTTAGCAGCCTCAAACACGATAAGCCATACACAGTCAGCATGGCCAATGCAGGGCCTAACACGAACGCCAGTCAGTTCTTTATCACAACAGAGAAGACG CCATGGCTAGATGGAAAGCACACCATCTTTGGTCGTGCTACCCAGGGATTTGACATCATCCACAAAATTGAGAATGTGCGGACGCACAAGGAGAAACCtgaggaggatatcaaggtGCTTAATATTGATATCATATAG